The genomic stretch TCTTCATCGTTCGCGCAAGCTTCAGAAGTTTTTCCTTTGCGAAGAATTCCCTTCTGTACAGCTTGTTTGTAAAGGGGGATCTGTTCTTCTGAGACCGGTGTCGAATAGAATAGACAACTTCTCTTCGCCTGATGAAAGTACACTCAGCAGCGAAAAGAACGGACAGTTGATCTTTTCCCTGTATCTGTCATGGAAGTTCATTAACTGTTCGTTGCTGGCGCTGGCGAAATCATCATCCATAAAATTGATCCTGTTGAACCACGGAAATCTTTCGCGGATTGATCTTATCTCTTCAATCAGGTTGTCCACGCTTCTCCGCCGGACCGTCCTGAAACCGCTGTACAGGTCTCTGTAATGGTTGTTAATACAGTAAGCGCAGTGATGGGGGCATCCGCGGGTCCACATGGTTTCGTAGATCAAGTGGTGCGGTTCATTGAAATGAACCCGGCCGCGGACCATTTCCTTCAGAATATCTTCACTGAGAGGCAGAACCTTTCTGCCGACAAGAATGAACTGGTCTTCTATATCGTAGTCCGGGAAGGGGATGTCATCAAGATCGGCTATCGGCTCCCTTACAGGATTCCGGCATTCTCCCTGTTCGTCCCTGAACCAGATATTCCTGACGTGTGCCGGTCTTTTTCCCTTCTGGAGCGTATCA from Candidatus Aegiribacteria sp. encodes the following:
- a CDS encoding cobalamin-dependent protein (Presence of a B(12) (cobalamin)-binding domain implies dependence on cobalamin itself, in one of its several forms, or in some unusual lineages, dependence on a cobalamin-like analog.), with the protein product MKILLISPYLDITSLSTRQLSSYVKAGGHSVVQVFLPDLESMIENGIDFVKHYPDEVIAQVAEIADGFDLLGMSLMTNYFIKMSHLTREIRKKHDIPILWGGIHPTVAPEECLDVADYICVGEGEAALLELADTLQKGKRPAHVRNIWFRDEQGECRNPVREPIADLDDIPFPDYDIEDQFILVGRKVLPLSEDILKEMVRGRVHFNEPHHLIYETMWTRGCPHHCAYCINNHYRDLYSGFRTVRRRSVDNLIEEIRSIRERFPWFNRINFMDDDFASASNEQLMNFHDRYREKINCPFFSLLSVLSSGEEKLSILFDTGLRRTDPPLQTSCTEGNSSQRKNF